The sequence below is a genomic window from Lolium perenne isolate Kyuss_39 chromosome 4, Kyuss_2.0, whole genome shotgun sequence.
TGTTTGAATGATTGTACTGAGATGATTTGTGACTGTTGTCAGAGTACAGAACATATATCCAGGATGTGTCCTTTGCTTACAGCCCCTAAACCACATATGATTATGTATGGTTTGGCTCATGAAGAGCTAATGTTCTGGGATGTTCCGATGTCGGTTAATGTCAGACCAAGACTAGAGAATACACGCTTGGGCAGGGTGACTATCTCAGGGGGCCAATTATCTATTCAGGAAATTATAGTTCAGCTACAATGGATTGTGCCTGATGATTCTTATGAGTGGGATGTGGTCAGAGTGGAAGACAATGTTTATCGGGTGAATTTTCCTAGCAAGATGGATTTGGTGAGGGTCCAACACTTTGGCAGGTTCAATGTTCCCAACTCTGAAATTTTTATGACTTTTGATTTCTGGAAAAAATCGGTGGAACCAATTTGGAGAGCTCAAGATGTTTGGGTCAGAGTGTATGATCTGCCCACCTCTGTCCTAGATGATTTCCTGGCCCTTTGGGCATTGGGCAATTTATTCGGCAAGACAAGAGACATTGATATGGTTTTCACTAGAGCTAATGATGTTTTACGCATACTTATCACTTGTCTTGATCCATCTCTCATCCCTGCCAATATGGATATAAGAGTGCTTGATGATTTCTATAGATTCAGATTTGAGGTGGAGGGTTTACAAGCTGCTCCACTTGCTGATATAGTGATGAATGATGCAAACAATGGTGAAGGGGACATGGAACATGATGGGCAGAATGGAAATACAGAGCATACTGATGATCAGTTTGGTACTTCTGAAAACACACAGGATGGAATGGCTGATGAAGGTGGCAAGTCTACATCAGTACAAGGACAGACTCTAGCTATATCTCCTATTAAATTTGGAGTGGCTGGTTTTGAAAAAATTGTTAATGGTGAAGTATGGTCCTGTGTTCCCAAATCTGCTAATGTAACTTTCAGCACATGCATTGATGAGACTTTGAAGAACACTTGTGCAAGACTATTTGATACGCCTGTTTCTGTCGAGAATGATGAACAACTACAGGGGGCTAAACTATCAGTGGATGCTGCACCTTATCTGTCGGCTGTTGTCGACAATTCAGATATTGGGATTATTGCAGAGGACTACAGCCGGGCACAGCCCAATATACATGGGTTTACGCCAACCAAGGACCAATCGTTGATCGGAGGGGTCTCTGATGACAATGTGTCATCTCCTTTGCTCACTGGTTCAACTCCTGTTGGTCTACAAAAGGTACAACCTTTTGTTTTTAAACATGCAATACATAATGAAATTGATACTTCTGGTACTAACTTAACTGGTTTACCTAAGGGCCTTGGAGAGTATACGGATGAATGTATGTCATCTCCCTTGATCTCTGTTTCAACCCCTGTAGGAATACAAAAGGTACAGCCAGTTGTTTATACACACACATTACATGATGATTTTGATACCTCTGATTCTAACTTAAGTTGTTTACTTAAGGGTCTGGGAGAGTCTACTGTTGCACGTGTGTCGTCTCCCATGCTATCTGTTTCAACTCCTGTTGGAGTACAAAAGGTACATCCAACTGTTTGTTTGAATACTTTACAGGATGAAATGGAAACTTCTGGTACTAATTTCAGTTTTTTACCTAAGGGTCTGGGGGAGTCCTCAATTTATAAACCTACTATGtcggaggtgataaattttggagGAATCCAGCCTAGTTCGGCGATGGGGATGCGGTCGAGTGATAGGCTAAGAGCACAACCAAATGCTGACGCTACTCAAATGGAGAGGGCGATGATGATTGCCGAGAAGCGTGATGATTTTCAGACCCAAGGTACACAAACAGCTACCACATTTTCTTTTTCTACATTTTCGGATGAACAAATAATTGATAGAGCAAAGGCTATTGGGGTTTCTATGGGAAACGATTTGAAATCTAGACTGTTGGCAGCAAAGCTAATTAAGAATACTGAAAAAGAACGGTGCTTAACCTTTTTAAATAACTCTAAGCAATCAAATGAAGTCTCTGATAAAGTACCGTTGTGTTTAGCGGTCACCCGAGCCTCTATTTTATGTGATGATTTAGATGAATTTTCAGATGAAAATACTGAGATGCACACAGACCATATAGTCACCCATACTGTAGCTAAACGTGTACGTAGGAAAAAGTCTTATGACAAGACTAAAATTCGGAGAAGTGATAGACTAAGAATAAAAAAGAATAACAAAAAAATTTGATGGAGGGTTTAAGGGGTATGACATGGAATAGTGAGGGGTTTCGAGATCCGGGCAAGCATCTGTTTGTTACTGAGGCAATTAGGGAACACCGTTTGGATTTTATCGCCCTTTTGGAAACAGGGAGATCAAACTTCACTTTGAGCTTTTTATCTAGTTTGGCAGCGGGTCGTGAATTTGCGTGGTTTTGTCTTCCACCTCATGGCCGATCGGGAGGGATTCTTGTGGGAATTAACACTCAAACTCTCTCGGTAAAGAAAGTGGATAATGGAGATTTTTGTGTCAAACTTCATATTAGATCTAAGCTAGATGGTTTCGAGTGGGTTCTGGTTCCAGTTTATGGCGCTGCTCAAGATGCGCATAAAGCCGAATTTTTATCCGAGTTGGTTCGTATGTGTGAAACTGAAACCTTACCGACACTACTAGCAGGCGATTTTAATATTCTGCGAAGAAAAGAGGACAAAAGTAGCAACAATTTTAATCCTCACTGGCCCTTTGTCTTTAATGCAATAATTGAAAGCTTGAACTTAAAAGAAATTGCTCTCTCTGGGAGACAATTCACTTGGGCAAGTAGAAGAGCGATTCCAACATATGAAAAATTAGATAGGGTCTTAGCTAGTGTGGAGTGGGAACAAAAGTTCCCTCTTGTGACTGTGAGGGCGCTCACAAGAGCTGGCTCAGACCATACACCACTTCTAATTGACTCTGGCCAACACGCTCACCGCGGTAACAGACCTAGATTCTCTTTTGAATTGTCATGGTTCGAACAAGATGGATTCCATGAAATGATTGCTGCCGAATGGGCAGCAGTATCCGCTGGAAATTCACCAATTCAAACTTGGCAGAAAAAGATCAGACACATAAGACGTTTTTTGAGAGGCTGGGCAAAAAATCTAAGCGGAAAATATAGAAAGGAAAAGGAACGGCTGCTTGGTATTATTGATGTTTTGGATATCAAAGCAGAATCTAGCTTGTTGTCACCTTCCGAACGAAATCAACTGAAACATGCACATGAGTGTCTTAATAAGCTACGTCGAGATGAAGAGAAAAAATGGGCTCAGCGAGCCAAAGTCAAGCATATTCAGGAAGGAGGTaataatacaaaatattttcaccTCATTGCAAATggcaaacatagaaagaaaaaaataTTCCAATTGGAGCAGGATGAAGGTACTATAGTAGGTGATGATAATCTAAAAATTTATATCACTGAATATTATAAAAAATTGTTTGGGGCACCGGCACATACCTCTTTCTCCATGATGGAGAATCACGTGACTGATATCCCTCAACTAACACCGGAGGAAAACAATATACTTACAACGGCTTTTACTGAAGTTGAGGTGTTCGAGGCTATATCTCAGATGGAACATAATAAGTCTCCTGGACCTGATGGTTTTCCGGCGGAGTTTTACCAAAAATGTTGGAGTATAATTAAGGATGACCTGATGGCCTTATTTACACAATTACATATGGGCCAATTACCTCTGTATAAACTTAATTTCGGTGTCATCACGTTATTACCTAAAAAAGAAAATGCGATCCAGATACAACAATATCGGCCTATTTGCCTCCTTAATGTGAGTTTCAAAATTTTTACTAAGGTAGCTACTATTCGAATCTCTCAGATAATTCACAAGGTTGTTAGGCCAACACAGACGGCTTTCATGCCGGGACGCCATATCCTTGAGGGAGTAGTTGTCCTACATGAAGCTGTTCATGAAATTAATCGGAAAAAGTTAGACGGAGTTCTTTTCAAAATTGACTTTGAGAAGGCTTACGACAAAGTTAAATGGCCATTCCTCCAACAAGTTCTAAGGATGAAAGGCTTTGATCCCAAATGGTgtgatttgatcaaaaactttgtCCAAGGAGGTAGTGTCGGAATTAAGGTTAATGACGATGTTGGACACAATTTCCAAACTAGGAAAGGATTGAGACAAGGTGACCCTTTTTCTCCAATTCTTTTCAATATTGTCGCAGATGTTCTTGCCATCTTAATTTCTCGTGCGAAAGAAGAGGGTCATGTAGGGAGTCTTATTCCTCATTTGGTTGATGGGGGAGTATCGATACTCCAATATGCGGATGACACAATATTATTCTTGGAACATGATGTTGAAAAGGCCGTAAATATGAAATTAATCCTTTCGATGTTTGAGCAATTGTCtggattgaaaattaacttccataaaagtgagaTATTCTGTTTTGGGAAGGCTAAAGAAAAGGAACAGGATTATAGACAAATCTTTGGGTGTGAGGCTGGGTCCTTACCGATAAGATATCTCGGTATTCCTGTGCATTATCGGAAACTTAGAAATTCCGAATGGAATCCTATTGAGAGCCGTTTTGGGGCAAAATTAGGGACTTGGCGAAGTAAACTACTATCCTACGGTGATCGGTTAATCTTAATCAATTCAGTTTTGACGAGTTTGCCAATGTTCATGTTGTCATTCCTTGAGATTCCTGTAGGGGTCAGAAAACGTTTGGATTTCTACCGCTCAAGTTTTTTTTGGCAAACGGATGAAACGAAGAAGAAATATAGGCTTACAAAATGGAGTATGGTTTGTAGACCTAAAGACCAAGGAGGGTTAGGTATTGAAGTTCTTGAACTTAAAAACAAATGTTTGCTAAGCAAATGGTTATTTAAAATTCTCACTGAGGAGGGAATGTGGCAGCAACTTCTTTCTAATAAATATTTGAAAAACCAAACGTTAGCACATGTTGAGGGGAAACCTACTGATTCTCCATTTTGGAAAGGTCTTATGCGTGTGAAAGATGATTTTTTTAGTAGGGGCTTTTTTAAAGTGGGGAACGGATCTGATACACGGTTTTGGGAGGACATTTGGCTAGGAGACACTTCTTTAGCACAGCAATATCCGGCGTTGTATAATATAGTACAGCGAAAGAATGTTTTAGTTGCTACTGTGTTGGCACAAAATCCGCTTAATATTGCTTTTAGGAGGGCTTTTAATGAAAACAAATGGAATCAATGGATTAATCTTTGTCAACGGCTAATGATGGTACAGTTGACAAACACTCCGGATAAATTTGTTTGGAAACTTACTGATTCCGGAACATTTTCAGTCAAATCAATGTATCTTGACTTAATGAGTGGTCACACTCCTTTTTTACGCAAATATCTGTGGAAATTAAAAATACCTCTCAAGATCAAaatttttatgtggtttcttAACAATAAAGTACTGCTCACAAAAGACAATTTGGTGAAACGGAATTGGCATGGATGCACTAAATGTTGTTTTTGTAATGAGCCAGAAACCATAAATCACTTATTCTTATCATGTCCATTTGCCAAAATTGTTTGGCGAATGATTTATTTTACTTTTGGTATACACCCACCTgcaaatattactaatatgtttggtaattggcttaATGGGGTTCATAAATTGGATAAGAATAGAATACGGATTGGCATATCTGGCTATCTTTGGTCTATTTGGACAAACCGGAATGACATAATTTTTAACAGACAAAAgggaactaattttttgcaggttatacgGCGTGCGGCGTACTGGATCCAACAATGGGCTTTCCTTCTTCCGGAGGATCAGCGTGAGACTatggatattgggtgcaaccgTCTGCTGACGGTTactcaggacttctttttccaggctactgggtggcgacacactagtaggatacaAAATGGATAATTCTGTGTTTTTATTCATTTTTCGATGGTTGATACTTGTCTCAACCATCTCTGATCCGTGATGTAAACTTCTGAATTTTTTTTGAACCATTCAAATAAatgaaaagccgtgtgcatcacattgatgcagaggctgggcaatgccccatttcgaaaaaaaaacagAACACAATTTCAACTGGATCCTCATCAGTGTGTAACGAATCACTACTGAATCACAATGTTAGCTCTATTCCGTTTCGACTACTCAGCAGTCAGCACCTAAAACGGCAAAGAGAAATGCGGTTGGAGCACACGTGCTTGCAACAGAACACAATGTCTATTAGATTCTTATTATCAGTGCGTAAACGTTCCTGAAGGAGCACTCTGTAATCGTTACTGTAAGAGCAGAAAGAAAGATCGGCCTCATCAGAGGGGGAAAACTGCGTGCTTACTTGTGTGAGGCGACGAGGAGCTCCTCGTTCTTGGCCCCCTTGAGGTTCTCGGCGCCGAGCTTGACGAGGAAGGAGCGCCAGTGCAGCCTCTCCTCCGCGGGGACCCCGTGGAACCTGCGATTCCCCCCAACACCACCCGCCAGTCAGCTCAATCCGCGTAGAACAGGAAACTCAAAAATCAAGATTCTTCCGGTCTGAACAACCGGCAGATCTCAAGAGCTGCGCGAGACGAGATCTCGGTGCCGTTGCAGGTgggagagggggggcactgggtggGATGTCACCTCTCGATGAGGATGTTGCCCTCGGAGTTGGCGAAGAGCACGGCGAGTATCATCTTCCGATGCCGGCGATCTCCTCAGCGATTCCCTACTTTTCCCCCCTTTGCTGTCTGTGAGCTTGGAATCAATGGAAGAAGAGGAGGCCTCGACTGGACTGGAAGTTTGTATTGGGCCGAGTGGGCTCAGCCCATTTAACAGATGGGCTTTTCCTTTCGGAAGTTGGCCCATACAGCAGAAGGAGGGATTTGCCACACAGACAGAAGAGTAGTAGGGAGCCCCTATAGAACGCTTTAAGCGATGACTGTGCTCGCCTCCGCTTCAAGAATCACGTGTCCTGACCTAAGATGGGCTCGGCCCATTACACGTCCACATACCCAAAGTTGTTGTCACAAACTCTGTTACACACTCTGTCACGCACACGCACGTAAAGTATCTCGTTCTTTCCTTCTTTCCTTCAGATATTACAAATGTTGAAACTTCAAAATTattcaaattcgaaaaaaattAATATGAAAATTGTTGGAACTTGGAAAATATGCggataaaaattgttcaaattcaaaaaaaatcaaattaaaaaattgatcaaattcaaaaaatgtttaatttaaaattgttcaaattcaaaaaagttcaaacctgaaaattgttcaaacataaaatttgttCAGATTAAAATAATATTCAtagttaaaaatgttcaaatttgaaaaaagttCAGATCCGAACTAGTACTGTAGTACAGACTTGAAAAAAGTTCAAAAATCGAAAAAGTTGATTTTGAATTTAGACTAGTACTGTAGTACAGATTTGAACATATTTTAAATCTGAATATATTTTGTTCAAatctgttcaaatttaaaatatgttcaaATCTGCAAAAAAAACGAATTTTAAAAAGTTCAAATGTGGAAACGTTCAAAATTTCAAATTTAGGAAATTGGataaataatgttcatatttaaaaatgttcgaatctgaaaaatgttcgaatctgaaaaatgtttaaatttaaaaaatgttcaaatctgaaaaagttcaaaagttcaaaattcaaaaaagttCATGTTTAAAAAAATTGGATAAAAAAATGTTCAGATCTCAAATATGTTCGAATCTAAAAATGTTTGAATTTAAAAAGTTCAATTGTgaaaaatttcaaaatttgaaattttcatgttttaatttttttaacaaaAAGCTGACCGAATATCAGAAGGAAAACCGAAAAAATCAGAGAAAAAAACGAAAGAAAATCCAGCAGAAGAAAAAAACAAACCCAGAAAAGGAAGATCACTAGCTGCCCCgttaatgggcctggcccaaccTATTCCGCCCTGTGCGGAGCGCCAGATAGCGCCCGCATTGGGCGGAGAATAGGGTTTGCGAGAGTAGTACCCATCAGCTGAAACATATCACATCATGCTAAACAAGAATCTTCTACTGTAAATAAGACATGATGTTTCCCCATTCCCCAATCTTTTTTTCTCAGTTTTCCGTGCAAAGGATCACACCCTCTGTTCCGCGCAAAAGGGGGGTTTGCTACACAGACAGATAGTCCAGAAGGTGCATCACCTTCAGCAGTTGATCAGTGCTCCTCTTACATGACCAGCAAGGAATCGTCATCGTAATCACCATGGTGTTTAGGTTGAAGTATTTAGGGcctgtttggttcctagccacacttTGCCAAGCTAAAGTTTGGtaatttggcatgtgtttggttcttgCCACACTTTAGAGCTGCCACACTTCACTAATcatatggcccacttgtcatagagtgaattttttgccaacttttgccacactttgtggGTTCCAAAATCCTAGCCACACTTTTATGGCTGCCACACTTGCCAAAGTTAGGCTTGGCAAACTGTGGCTGGGAACCAAACAGGCCCTTAAGCAGTTGCAGAATCAGAGTTCACAGCTCCAAGCCAAACTCCCCATTGCTTTTACTCTGTCTGAAAGAGGGCAATATACCAGCTCAGTATTAACAAGTACTGAAGGAGCACGCAAAAACAATCAGAGACCTCTACTTTCGGTCACTAGTTTTGCAGAACCTAAATTTTTCCCATCATAATTAACAAAACGGCTACTGTTTGTTATGACTCATAGTATTAGTTACTGGCAAAAACAgatagagatttggtgcacatgggcaccagtgatctcGTTTTTAAAATAAactaaaaatcatatttttgagtttcaaaaaattctgaaaaaagtaTCTGCATATAGCCAATAATGTCTCCCACAAAcgtgtaaaatatcaatttcaaatactttatattttaagctacacaaaaaagacaaaagtgcagatctgagtagtcattttcaaatctacaaaaacatgtcagattttgttatttttgtctgGCTCAAAGTAAAAAGAATTTTGGGTTGAGGTTTTCCATGATTGTGAGATGTATCACTAACAATCTACAGaattatttttcagattttttgataactaaatttttattttattttttttaatgGCGAGAGCACTGGAGCTCGGGAGCCAAAAGCACTTTTCGCATAAGCTGTGCTAATATTCCACAACCTTTTTTTGTGGAGATGTTGCAGAAAAATCTTGACTAGCCCACACTCACCTTCAACAATTCATCAGTGATCAGTGCAGGTGCTGCAGTGCTAATATTCCACGAAGAAGGCAAGATACCAGCTCAGTGTTAAACAAATACTGAAGCAGACAAGAGCAACCTCACAGAGACCTCTATTTTCAGTCACTAGTTTTACAGAACCTACAATTTTTCCATAACAATTGACATATGCCTATAGTGTGTTATGACTTATGACAGACATTATTAGTTGCCATAACACAAATTGTCCAATAAGTAACTATTACTTTTACAAGCCCACACTGACttaacaagatatgctatatgggacCAGCTCACTATTACTGAAGAAGGCAAACACAATCTGACGGAGACCCTTTATCTTCAGTTTCCTACAGAAACTTCAATTTTCCCATGACAATTGACAAGAGGCATACCGTTTGCCACGGCTTAGGACATAAATTAGTGGCCAAATCTATACAAACTGTCCAAGAAGTAAAACCTTCTTTTCTTTCCAGAAACTTGACTAGCCCACATGATGAACCAACATGACATACAGTGCCAGCACCCAGGTGGAGTTGGTATTTGAGAAGTGGCATTTCAAAATTTTGGTACAAAAGCATCACTATTAGCATGATGAATTAGTCATCATTTCCGCCTAACTCTGCCAGCTATGGAAGGAAGAATTACATAACCTTATGAAGAGACCACCATACTTCTCTTCCTAAAAACTAGTACAATGTTGTCCACGGAGTGTGCACTAGATGGCGAGCTACTTTACCCCATCAAGTTCACTCATTTTTCCCACCTTGCAACTGGGAGCATCCTCCAGCAAAACCCATTGCAGAATGTGCAGCCATCATCCTGCAACAACCGCCGGCGAAGAACCTCTAGTCTGCAACCACGGGACCAGTTCGTCCCTCGAGCTGACGAAGCTGCCGACCTGCGACTCATTGGGGCGGAACGGCACCGCAATCTCCTCAAGATGAGCCGCAAACGCGCTCGCAAGCCCCTGCGCGAACTTGTGGGTGCTGGACCCGGTGAACACGTTGAAGGACTGCGGCAGGGGCTTGCTCTCAGCGGCACGCTCCGAGAGGGTGCTCATCCAGTCGTCGAACGCCGTCTTGGCGGCACCGATGGAGAGCGAGCGCAGGTCCAGCAGCCACTCGTCGGCATCGTCCTTCCTGATGTGGAGCTTGGAGTAGAGGCCGTAGCGCTGGGCGAGGCGGAAGAGCTGTGCTGATCGCTGCGGAGGGAACCCATGGTTCTGGCATATGTCGATGAGGCAGTTGCAGTAGGGGCGGCGCACCACGGAGTCCGCCGCGTTCAGCACGGCCTTTAGAGTGGTGTCGATCTCATCGGCGCCGGTTTGCGCGTCGCCTAGCATCCTGATGAGGCTGACTAGGTTCGGGTTGAACTTGTCCAGGCAGGCGAGGACGAGGTCAGTTTCGTCGCCGCCTTTGGTgctgagggcgacgagggagagcAGGCAGCCGCAGAGGCGGTCGTCGGGCTTGAGGCCGCGCTCCAGCCCCGCCTCGAGTAGTTCGACAGCATCGCGTATCCTGTTGGCCTTGCCGAGGCACTGGATAACGATGGTGTAGCTCATGACGTTGGCCTCGATGCCGGTGTCGAGCATTTCCACAAACAGCTGCAGCGCGCGGTCGGCGTCCCTGACGCTCCCGTAGATGTTGATCATGGCCGTGTAGCTCCACTTATCCGGCCGCGGCACGTGGTCGAGCCCGGGGTCCTTCATCTCGGCGAAGAGCTGCTCGGCCTCGGCGACGAGGCCGACGTCGGCGCACATGCCGAGCAGCGTGTTGCAGAGGATGCTGTCGGCGGGCGTCCTGGCGGCGCGCATGCGGTCCCAGAGCTGGAGCGCGTCGCGGCCCCAGCGCGCGCGGCCGTAGATCTTGGCGACGGCCGTGAGCGTGCGCGCGTTGGGCTCGACGCCCTCGGCGGCCATCTCCTCGAAcaggctgcgcgcgaggccgggCTTCCCGGTCTTGCCGAGCGCCTCGAGCAGCGCGTTGTAGACGAAGATGTTGGGGCGCACCCCGGCGTCCCGCATCTCCCGGAAGACGAGCTGGATGCCGTCGTAGTCGCCCGCCTCGCCGAACATCTTGGCGAGCACCGCGAAGGCGACGTGGTCGGGTTTCCAGCCGCTGCCGCGCGCGCGGTCGAAGAGGGCCAGCACCTCCTGCTTCATGCCCAGCTGCGCGTACACGTCGAGGACGGCGGAGTAGGTGACCTCGTCGGGGAGGACGGCGGGGGCGCTGCCGTCCGGGGACGGGGAGTACATGCGCTCGAACCACTCGATGGCCTTGGGGAACTGGCGGCAGCGGCGGGCCGCGGTGATGAGGGTGGAGTAGGTGATGTTGTCGAGGGGGATGTTCGAGGCGAGCATGTCGAGGGCGAGTTGTTCTGCTTCCGGCCAGCGGCGCGCGGCGCGGAGGGACTTGAGGGCGACGTTGTAGAGGATGGTGTCGTGCTgggcggcggggaaggaggaGGTGGGGAGGGCGCGGAGGTAGGCGAGGAGGGAGAGCGTCTTGCGCCAGGTGGGGTGGAGGTAgttgaggaggaggagcgcgtcgGAGGGGGTCGGCGGGGAGTGGGGGAGCGGGAAGAAGGCGTGCAGGGTGGGCGCGAGGTCGGCGTCGTCGGGGAGGGCGCGGAGGGAGCGGAGGAGGGGCTGGAGCGGCGCGGAGGAGGGGTGGGAGGTGgccgggcggcggcggtggcggcggagggagaGCACGGTGGGGCGCGGCTTGGCGGGGTTGACCCAGGTGGGCTCCGGGCGTGGGTTGTCGGCGGAGGGGGTGGGCTTGCCGGTGAGGAGCGTGCGGGCGAGCGGCTGGAGCTGGTCGGCGAGGGAGGGCGTGGAGGAGGGGgaggcggcggagcagagggtggtggtggtgggtcgGGAGAGGGGCTTGGGCTTGAGGTGGTTGCGGGGAGCGGCGTGGAAGAGgaaggcggaggcggcggtgggCGCCGGGAGCGGCGCCATGGCCGGGCGGGCGAGGTGCGCGCAGGGAGGGATAGGAGAAGTGGAGTGTTGAGTTGGGATTGGGTTGCCGAGGAAGGAAGGAGAAAAAGCCTCCCGCCAATGTGGATGGATAAAAAAAACAAGGCAGTGAAAGCCTGCCTCGCGTTTGCCGAAATATCTGCAGAAAAAAAACATCTCCAAACAATCTAACCAGGCCCATAACAGCCCAGGTGCTTCGCACCCCAAGGCCTCTAAATTTCGGAGTAAAATGTTACACTCAAACGAGATATAATCATTAGAGATTAGAGATGTAAATGAATCGGATCGGATTGGATAATGCTCTCTCCATATTCTATACCATTTTTTTGTCCAATTCAGAGCGGAGTGGATAATAACCGGATTCGGATGCGGATTATATGGGACTACACATGCGGATAAAAAATAGAGCGGATTCGAAGCGGAAACGGACAAAATATATCAGATATATACGTGCAGGAAGACATATTTTCACCATTGCAAATATATGAGCAAAAAATTCCTCAAAATAACAACATAAGAGTGGAAAATAGTTCAAAATATCACCAATGTGAAGATCCCAGTACTTATTACAAATACGAAGGTCGTACTTAAATGATACTTAAGTAAAGGTTCTCCGGCCGTTTCTTATTAAGCTTTTATTAAAGAaaagcaagcaacatgccaaataGGAAGTGATATCACAAACTCAAATTTTAAGTATTACATTCTTGATGTCCCACTTGTGCCACCTTGACGCTAGGCTATAACATACATAAATACTAATTGGTACTTGGCCTAATGGGTTGTGGTAATATAATTGGATTATCCTAATTgaacaggccggataatccgcaaaAGATAGCGGATAATCCTTATCCGTCGGATAATAACCATATCCGCTACCACATCCAATGAATATCCCGCATGATCAATATCCGTATCCGTCGGATTTGAAAAATCGCATACCATATCCTCAAAAACAGATGCGGATGCGAATTCAGAACGGAAACTATCCGTACCATTTACAACCCTAATAATCATCGCATAGAGAGAACTTCGAAGGCACATAGCATGATCTCCGCCTTCTAGGAAGGAAATGCGGAAACCTTTTAAGACTATCCATGCCAATACTACTAGCCACATCACATTTTGTATGAGAGGCTCACAATCCTTCGCTCGCATTCTCCTTGATTTAAACCTACGAAATACGCTTGCGAGACGTTCGTTAGTTTGTTGATAGGCACAAAGTTTTCAAGAGTAACACCTTCGATCCAAGGTT
It includes:
- the LOC127349400 gene encoding pentatricopeptide repeat-containing protein At5g46580, chloroplastic, which gives rise to MAPLPAPTAASAFLFHAAPRNHLKPKPLSRPTTTTLCSAASPSSTPSLADQLQPLARTLLTGKPTPSADNPRPEPTWVNPAKPRPTVLSLRRHRRRPATSHPSSAPLQPLLRSLRALPDDADLAPTLHAFFPLPHSPPTPSDALLLLNYLHPTWRKTLSLLAYLRALPTSSFPAAQHDTILYNVALKSLRAARRWPEAEQLALDMLASNIPLDNITYSTLITAARRCRQFPKAIEWFERMYSPSPDGSAPAVLPDEVTYSAVLDVYAQLGMKQEVLALFDRARGSGWKPDHVAFAVLAKMFGEAGDYDGIQLVFREMRDAGVRPNIFVYNALLEALGKTGKPGLARSLFEEMAAEGVEPNARTLTAVAKIYGRARWGRDALQLWDRMRAARTPADSILCNTLLGMCADVGLVAEAEQLFAEMKDPGLDHVPRPDKWSYTAMINIYGSVRDADRALQLFVEMLDTGIEANVMSYTIVIQCLGKANRIRDAVELLEAGLERGLKPDDRLCGCLLSLVALSTKGGDETDLVLACLDKFNPNLVSLIRMLGDAQTGADEIDTTLKAVLNAADSVVRRPYCNCLIDICQNHGFPPQRSAQLFRLAQRYGLYSKLHIRKDDADEWLLDLRSLSIGAAKTAFDDWMSTLSERAAESKPLPQSFNVFTGSSTHKFAQGLASAFAAHLEEIAVPFRPNESQVGSFVSSRDELVPWLQTRGSSPAVVAG